The following proteins are co-located in the Noviherbaspirillum sp. UKPF54 genome:
- a CDS encoding NAD(P)/FAD-dependent oxidoreductase yields MHIAIIGAGLAGLTCARRLQAAGHDVIVYEKGDGVGGRMSTRQTELGGFDLGAQYFTASSGRFRNEVAAWRKAGWVVPWEGRLVTLDHGVAQAAGRSGSQRLVAVPGMASLAQRLAQGIEIRAGQAVVGLERHGAQWLLSVLCDTVPVAATAGPFDAVILAIPADRALPLLRPVSAFAVRAEGAHLVPCWALILGFQEALNLEYDGAWVQGSRLRWIARDNSKPQRRPGEHWIGHASPQWSQEHLGDDPERVKEKLLKAFHEATGSPVNPIYADVHLWPHAQAATPLAADCYWDEGERIGVCGDWFAAGLDGCGRIENACLSALALAGAIRPEPQH; encoded by the coding sequence ATGCATATCGCTATCATCGGCGCCGGACTGGCGGGCCTGACCTGCGCGCGCCGGCTGCAGGCCGCCGGACATGACGTCATCGTGTACGAGAAGGGCGACGGCGTCGGCGGGCGCATGAGCACGCGCCAGACCGAGCTCGGCGGGTTTGATCTGGGCGCGCAATACTTTACCGCTTCCAGCGGGCGTTTCAGGAACGAGGTCGCCGCATGGCGCAAGGCGGGCTGGGTCGTGCCGTGGGAAGGCCGGCTGGTGACGCTCGATCACGGCGTCGCGCAAGCGGCCGGCCGCTCGGGCAGCCAGCGCCTGGTTGCCGTTCCGGGAATGGCGTCGCTCGCGCAGCGGCTGGCGCAGGGCATCGAGATTCGCGCCGGGCAGGCGGTCGTCGGCCTCGAGCGGCATGGCGCGCAATGGCTGCTCTCGGTGCTGTGCGATACGGTGCCGGTCGCCGCGACTGCCGGGCCGTTCGACGCGGTGATCCTGGCCATTCCGGCCGACCGGGCGCTGCCGCTGCTGCGCCCGGTATCGGCTTTCGCCGTCCGGGCCGAGGGCGCGCATCTGGTGCCGTGCTGGGCCCTGATCCTGGGCTTCCAGGAGGCGCTGAACCTCGAGTACGACGGCGCCTGGGTACAGGGATCGCGTCTGCGATGGATAGCGCGCGATAACTCCAAGCCGCAGCGGCGGCCCGGCGAGCACTGGATCGGGCATGCTTCGCCGCAGTGGAGCCAGGAGCACCTGGGCGACGACCCGGAGAGGGTCAAGGAAAAGCTGCTCAAGGCGTTTCACGAAGCGACAGGCTCGCCGGTCAACCCGATTTATGCAGATGTGCACCTGTGGCCGCATGCGCAGGCTGCCACGCCGCTTGCGGCAGATTGCTACTGGGACGAGGGCGAGCGCATCGGCGTCTGCGGAGACTGGTTCGCCGCGGGATTGGACGGCTGCGGACGCATCGAAAATGCCTGCCTGAGCGCGCTTGCGCTGGCAGGCGCGATACGCCCCGAGCCGCAGCATTAA
- a CDS encoding CBS domain-containing protein yields the protein MKVSEILKVKGDILYTVTPDTPMSQAVDTMAEKDIGSLVVMEYGELVGMLTFREVMKALYANKGEIGGGTVRKHMDDHPITITPDTDVNEVRRLMLERHARYVPVVDARTLMGVISFYDVAKAVFEAQSFENKMLKAYIRDWPAEGDE from the coding sequence ATGAAAGTATCCGAAATTCTGAAGGTCAAAGGAGACATCCTCTACACCGTCACGCCGGACACGCCGATGTCGCAGGCGGTCGACACCATGGCGGAAAAGGATATCGGCTCGCTGGTGGTCATGGAGTACGGAGAACTGGTCGGCATGCTGACCTTCCGCGAAGTGATGAAGGCGCTGTACGCCAACAAGGGCGAAATCGGCGGCGGCACCGTGCGCAAGCACATGGACGATCATCCGATCACGATCACGCCCGATACCGACGTCAACGAAGTGCGGCGCCTGATGCTGGAGCGCCATGCGCGTTACGTCCCGGTGGTGGACGCCAGGACGCTGATGGGCGTGATTTCGTTCTATGACGTCGCCAAAGCCGTGTTCGAGGCGCAAAGCTTCGAGAACAAGATGCTCAAGGCTTATATCCGCGACTGGCCCGCCGAGGGCGACGAATAA
- a CDS encoding O-acetylhomoserine aminocarboxypropyltransferase, which translates to MSDPKYPGFDTLSLHAGAAPDPATGARATPIYLTASFAFKDSDHAASLFNMERAGHVYSRISNPTNAVLEERIAALEGGVAGIATASGQAALHLGLATIAGAGSHVVASRALYGGSHNLLAYTMKRFGIDTTFVDPRDLDAWRNAIRPNTKLLFGETLGNPGLDVLDIPRVADIAHERHLPLMVDATFTTPSLLRPFEHGADLVVHSATKFLCGHGTAIGGLLVDGGTFDWQLAYEKTGHFAELCEPYDGFHGMVFSEESSVAPFSLRARREGLRDFGAVMSPHNAFAILQGIETLGLRMERHVANTRRIIEFLAAHPAVASIAYPELASHPDHALAQKLLPKGCGAVFSFSIKGDRAAGRRFVESLRIFSHLANVGDAKSLVIHPASTTHFRVPADQLEQAGITEGTMRLSVGLEDADDLIEDLGRALKTAQKGA; encoded by the coding sequence ATGAGCGATCCCAAATATCCGGGCTTCGACACCCTGTCGCTGCATGCCGGCGCCGCGCCCGACCCCGCCACCGGCGCGCGCGCCACGCCGATCTACCTGACCGCATCGTTCGCGTTCAAGGATTCCGACCATGCGGCGTCGCTGTTCAACATGGAGCGCGCCGGCCACGTTTACTCGCGCATCTCCAACCCGACCAATGCGGTGCTGGAAGAGCGCATCGCGGCGCTGGAAGGCGGCGTAGCGGGCATCGCGACCGCCAGCGGCCAGGCGGCGCTGCACCTGGGACTGGCCACGATCGCCGGCGCCGGCTCGCACGTGGTCGCCTCGCGCGCGCTGTACGGCGGCTCTCACAACTTGCTGGCCTACACCATGAAGCGCTTCGGCATCGACACCACCTTCGTCGACCCGCGCGACCTCGATGCCTGGCGCAACGCGATTCGCCCCAACACCAAGCTGCTGTTCGGCGAGACGCTCGGCAATCCGGGACTGGACGTGCTCGACATTCCCCGGGTCGCGGACATCGCGCACGAGCGCCACCTGCCGCTGATGGTCGACGCAACCTTCACCACGCCCAGCCTGCTTCGGCCGTTCGAGCATGGCGCCGACCTGGTCGTGCATTCCGCAACCAAGTTCCTGTGCGGGCATGGCACCGCGATCGGCGGCCTGCTGGTCGATGGCGGCACGTTCGACTGGCAGCTGGCCTATGAAAAGACCGGACATTTCGCCGAGCTGTGCGAGCCGTACGACGGCTTTCACGGCATGGTGTTTTCCGAAGAGTCGTCGGTCGCGCCGTTCTCGCTGCGCGCGCGGCGCGAAGGCTTGCGCGACTTCGGCGCAGTGATGAGCCCGCATAACGCGTTCGCCATCCTGCAGGGAATCGAAACGCTGGGCCTGCGCATGGAACGCCATGTCGCCAACACCCGCCGCATCATCGAATTTCTGGCGGCACATCCGGCGGTGGCATCGATCGCCTATCCGGAACTCGCCTCCCATCCCGACCATGCGCTGGCGCAAAAGCTGCTGCCGAAGGGCTGCGGCGCGGTATTTTCGTTCAGCATCAAGGGCGACCGCGCCGCCGGCCGCCGCTTCGTCGAATCGCTGCGGATCTTCTCGCATCTGGCCAATGTCGGCGATGCCAAGTCGCTGGTGATCCATCCCGCCTCGACCACCCATTTCCGGGTGCCGGCGGACCAACTGGAACAAGCCGGCATCACCGAAGGCACCATGCGCCTGTCGGTTGGACTGGAAGACGCCGACGACCTGATCGAAGACCTGGGACGCGCGCTGAAGACTGCGCAGAAAGGAGCATGA
- a CDS encoding alpha/beta fold hydrolase produces MLINVQGHETYCYTGGKPFDPSLPTAVFIHGAQNDHSVWVLQTRYFAHHGFGVLAVDLPGHGRSKGEPLATVEAMADWLLAVLDAAGVREAVLIGHSMGSLVALETAFRAPQRCRKLAMVGTAYPMKVSSQLLEAAKNEEQKAIDMVNIWSHSSIAQKPSCPGPGFNVMGGAQRLMQHIARRNPAKVFHTDFSACNAYANGEAAAKAVSCPALLLLGKRDMMTTPKSSAPLAANLARCQVVQVDHCGHALMAEQPDAVLDALYAFSRAPE; encoded by the coding sequence GTGCTGATCAACGTTCAAGGTCATGAGACCTACTGCTATACCGGCGGCAAACCGTTCGATCCATCACTGCCGACCGCCGTGTTCATCCACGGCGCCCAGAACGACCATTCCGTCTGGGTGCTTCAGACCCGTTATTTCGCGCACCACGGCTTCGGCGTGCTGGCGGTCGACCTGCCCGGTCACGGACGCAGCAAGGGCGAGCCGCTGGCGACGGTCGAAGCCATGGCGGACTGGCTGCTCGCGGTACTGGACGCGGCAGGCGTGCGCGAGGCGGTCCTGATCGGCCACAGCATGGGATCGCTGGTCGCACTGGAGACGGCGTTCCGCGCGCCGCAGCGCTGCCGCAAGCTGGCCATGGTCGGCACCGCCTATCCGATGAAAGTATCGAGCCAGCTGCTGGAAGCGGCGAAAAACGAAGAACAGAAGGCGATCGACATGGTCAACATCTGGTCGCATTCGTCGATTGCGCAAAAGCCGTCCTGCCCAGGCCCCGGGTTTAACGTGATGGGCGGCGCGCAGCGGCTGATGCAGCATATCGCCAGGCGCAATCCGGCCAAGGTGTTCCATACCGATTTTTCGGCCTGTAATGCCTATGCCAACGGGGAAGCGGCGGCCAAGGCGGTTTCCTGCCCGGCCCTGCTCCTGCTCGGCAAACGCGACATGATGACGACTCCGAAGTCCTCCGCGCCCCTGGCCGCCAACTTGGCGCGCTGCCAGGTAGTGCAAGTCGATCACTGCGGCCATGCGCTGATGGCGGAACAGCCGGATGCCGTGCTCGACGCGCTGTACGCATTTTCTCGCGCGCCGGAGTAA
- a CDS encoding ATP-binding protein produces MSTFEIHRATKRRAKLRLGMSGPAGSGKTYSALLIASGLGGRIGMIDTEHGSGDLYADLLPDGYDVLSLTPPYTPARYIEAIHALEEAGVSTIIVDSLTHAWSGEGGSLDRQGKIADKSGNSWQAWRQVTPEHNALVETLLQSPCHIIATMRAKTEYVQEKDERTGKQVVRKIGLAPIMRDGIEYEFTTFFELDVQHMAFVGKDRTQLFDGQIFRPEMETGRQLLGWLNAGIDEPQVKRNAMPEEQKTELIDSIYRAESVDELFQAFSLAYRTANALPDPEALAELTRVKDARKILLEVHNEAAYGVAA; encoded by the coding sequence ATGAGTACATTTGAGATTCATCGTGCCACGAAGCGTCGCGCCAAGCTGCGTCTTGGGATGTCCGGGCCGGCCGGCAGCGGCAAGACCTATTCCGCCTTGCTGATCGCCAGCGGCCTGGGCGGGCGGATCGGCATGATCGATACCGAGCACGGCAGCGGCGATCTGTACGCCGATCTGCTGCCGGACGGCTATGACGTGCTGTCACTCACTCCGCCCTATACGCCGGCGCGCTATATCGAAGCGATTCATGCGCTGGAGGAAGCGGGCGTGTCGACCATCATCGTCGACAGCCTGACCCATGCATGGAGCGGCGAAGGCGGCTCGCTCGACCGGCAAGGCAAGATCGCCGACAAGTCGGGCAACAGCTGGCAAGCCTGGCGGCAGGTCACCCCGGAGCACAATGCCCTGGTCGAGACCCTGCTGCAAAGCCCCTGCCACATCATCGCGACGATGCGTGCCAAGACCGAGTATGTGCAGGAAAAGGATGAGCGCACCGGCAAGCAGGTAGTGCGCAAGATCGGCCTGGCGCCGATCATGCGCGACGGCATCGAGTACGAGTTCACGACTTTCTTCGAACTCGATGTGCAGCACATGGCCTTCGTCGGCAAGGACCGCACGCAGCTATTCGACGGCCAGATCTTCCGGCCCGAAATGGAAACGGGGCGCCAATTGCTGGGCTGGCTCAATGCCGGCATCGACGAGCCGCAGGTCAAGCGTAATGCCATGCCGGAAGAGCAGAAGACGGAACTGATCGACTCGATCTACCGCGCCGAATCGGTGGATGAACTGTTCCAGGCATTCTCGCTGGCCTACCGCACCGCGAATGCCTTGCCCGACCCCGAGGCGCTGGCAGAACTGACCAGGGTGAAGGATGCGCGCAAGATCCTGCTCGAAGTGCATAACGAAGCCGCCTATGGAGTTGCCGCATGA
- a CDS encoding siphovirus Gp157 family protein codes for MSPMFEAFELAAQYRQLAGLLAERHDDEQVIADTLESISEPLDERLENLAKMVRNIESAAAGVQQTMASLERRHAALQRAAERARRLVLDLMQAAGRDKATTALFTIAVRKNPPQVVIDQESALPPDFLTRHEPPAPTPDKKAIAAALKAGIPVPGARSEQHVRLEIR; via the coding sequence ATGAGCCCGATGTTTGAAGCGTTCGAGCTCGCGGCACAGTACCGGCAACTCGCCGGACTGCTGGCCGAGCGGCACGACGACGAGCAGGTGATCGCGGACACGCTGGAGAGTATTTCCGAGCCGCTCGACGAGCGGCTCGAAAATCTCGCCAAAATGGTGCGCAACATCGAAAGCGCCGCCGCCGGCGTGCAGCAGACGATGGCCAGTCTCGAACGCCGGCATGCCGCCCTGCAGCGCGCCGCCGAGCGCGCCCGCAGGCTGGTGCTCGACCTGATGCAGGCGGCGGGGCGCGACAAGGCGACCACGGCGCTGTTTACGATCGCGGTCAGGAAAAATCCGCCGCAAGTCGTCATTGACCAGGAGTCGGCCTTGCCGCCGGACTTCCTCACTCGGCACGAGCCACCGGCACCGACGCCCGACAAAAAGGCGATCGCTGCGGCGCTCAAGGCTGGCATCCCGGTTCCCGGCGCACGCAGCGAGCAGCATGTGCGACTTGAAATTCGTTAG
- the ssb gene encoding single-stranded DNA-binding protein, with the protein MATLNKVTLIGYLGHDPEMRSTAAGDAVAHLAVATTETWKDKASGEKKEATEWHRVVLYRKLAEIAGQYLKKGSLVYLEGRLQTRKWTGKDDIDRYTTEIIADDMRMLGARPATSDTGNEDNASAPAAPQHARQSHARYEYEDDAIPF; encoded by the coding sequence ATGGCAACACTGAACAAAGTCACCCTGATCGGCTATCTCGGGCATGATCCGGAAATGCGCTCCACCGCCGCCGGCGACGCCGTCGCCCATCTCGCGGTGGCGACGACCGAGACCTGGAAGGACAAGGCTAGCGGTGAAAAGAAGGAAGCGACCGAATGGCACCGCGTCGTGCTATATCGCAAACTCGCCGAGATCGCCGGCCAGTATCTGAAAAAAGGTTCGCTGGTCTACCTCGAAGGGCGACTGCAGACCCGCAAGTGGACCGGCAAGGATGACATCGACCGCTATACGACGGAAATCATTGCCGACGACATGCGCATGCTCGGCGCGCGCCCTGCGACCAGCGATACCGGCAATGAAGACAACGCATCCGCACCGGCGGCGCCGCAACACGCCCGCCAGTCGCATGCGCGTTATGAATACGAGGACGACGCCATTCCATTCTGA
- a CDS encoding YihY family inner membrane protein, with protein sequence MLRFDHPLLRQLPLDDARGLLRFARRRLDEERLPQVAGSLTFTTVLALVPMLTIAFAIFTTFPLFNTFRASLEAYFIKSLMPKTISNTILGYLSQFASKATRLSAIGAVGLIVTAVATMLTIDRAFNQIWRVKRARTFTQRMVIYWTMITLGPLLIGVSITVTSYLIAAANGLVGSSSFFGTLLYTSISVLLTTGAFTLLYIAVPNRQVDWRDAVAGGFLAATVFEIAKRIFVVFVTKIPAYTMIYGALAALPIFLLWVYVSWMITLMGAVLVAALPVVKYERWWHVATPGSAFIDAMAILKVLYAAREGGTTAAVDAGAIRTSTRLGYDESEMLLMSMLEAGWVGRIRTEHVKRAQFGKRITEGLFKWTLLANPQQLRLCDVYRLFVFNKTGDMDLAEKVETAVERGLNQTLAGYFTTGDVAAGASVDVTATRAG encoded by the coding sequence ATGCTTCGATTTGACCATCCGCTACTTCGCCAGTTGCCTCTCGACGACGCTCGCGGCTTGCTGCGCTTCGCGCGCCGCCGGCTGGACGAGGAACGCTTGCCGCAGGTGGCCGGCAGCCTGACGTTTACCACCGTATTGGCGCTGGTGCCGATGCTGACAATCGCGTTCGCGATTTTCACTACGTTCCCGCTGTTCAATACGTTTCGCGCATCGCTGGAAGCGTATTTCATCAAGAGCCTGATGCCGAAGACGATTTCCAACACGATACTCGGCTACCTGAGCCAGTTCGCCTCCAAGGCGACGCGCCTGTCTGCCATCGGCGCGGTCGGCCTGATCGTGACGGCGGTGGCGACCATGCTGACGATCGACCGGGCATTCAACCAGATCTGGCGCGTCAAGCGGGCGCGCACCTTCACGCAGCGGATGGTGATCTACTGGACCATGATCACGCTCGGCCCGCTGCTGATCGGCGTGTCGATTACGGTGACGTCGTACCTGATCGCCGCGGCCAACGGCCTGGTCGGCAGCTCCTCGTTTTTCGGTACCTTGTTGTACACGTCAATATCAGTCCTGCTGACGACGGGAGCATTTACGCTGCTCTATATTGCAGTGCCGAATCGCCAGGTTGACTGGCGCGATGCCGTCGCGGGCGGGTTTCTTGCCGCCACCGTCTTTGAAATCGCCAAGCGCATTTTCGTGGTGTTCGTCACCAAGATTCCGGCTTACACCATGATCTATGGCGCGCTGGCCGCATTGCCGATCTTCCTGTTATGGGTCTATGTTTCCTGGATGATTACGCTGATGGGCGCGGTGCTGGTCGCGGCGCTGCCGGTGGTGAAGTATGAGCGCTGGTGGCATGTGGCTACGCCCGGCAGCGCCTTCATCGACGCGATGGCCATCCTGAAAGTCTTGTACGCGGCCAGGGAAGGCGGCACAACGGCGGCGGTCGATGCCGGTGCCATCCGCACAAGCACGCGGCTGGGGTATGACGAGTCGGAAATGCTACTGATGAGCATGCTGGAAGCGGGCTGGGTAGGCCGCATCAGGACGGAGCACGTGAAGCGCGCCCAGTTCGGCAAGCGCATTACCGAAGGGCTGTTCAAGTGGACCCTGCTGGCCAATCCGCAGCAGCTGAGATTGTGCGACGTCTATCGTTTATTCGTTTTTAACAAGACCGGCGATATGGACTTGGCGGAAAAAGTCGAAACAGCCGTCGAACGGGGGCTGAACCAGACACTGGCCGGCTATTTCACCACTGGGGACGTGGCAGCCGGAGCTTCTGTGGACGTTACAGCGACGCGCGCAGGGTAA